A genomic window from Pelagicoccus albus includes:
- a CDS encoding FAD-dependent oxidoreductase: protein MTDPQETVYDIAILGGGFAGVYAARELAKRMKKAGKPISIALIAEENHMVFQPMLPEVAGATLSPRHVVNPIRNLCPDSHVYKAEATKLNFEEKSLTLSVGDFVGSSKIRFKQLALCVGAKIDLSRIPGMQEHALLMQNVGDAMRLRAHFISRFEEANMATDPEIKKRLLTFVIVGGGYSGVETAGQLIDLGRAINKHYKNVAWEDCRLVLIHSRDHVLPTLHRNLGEYTAKKLSERGVEMILERRAKAVTANKIYLDDDTVIETNTVVCTVGNAPHPLIQSLNERSEVELDRGKLKVGMDMAAPGLDWLWAAGDCASIPQEDGSTCPPTAQFAMREGIMLGKNIAARLQSKDTKPFSFKAIGELASIGHLSAVAEIKGIRFSGFIAWWMWRTIYLMKLPSLERKIRVMVDWTLELFFPRDINLLNPRYSSDVSETYLEAGDKLFHKGDPAFSFYIVKSGAIELRDEGELVTTMRANQHFGERALLNGRPYIFDAIATESTTLVSIRESVFKQIVQADASFANALEQSAKTFLTSNELDTLLRRLPDERLNAPVSSLMTKDPVFVRNTDSISDVVKLLRERPKSYLPVLDADEKPIGVIRKEAFLLHLQTTSLERSDSVQTLDLLHLPHVTEDEDIRHAMTLMARSSATKALVTTSEGKLSGVIALVDVISMD, encoded by the coding sequence ATGACTGATCCACAAGAAACCGTCTACGACATAGCAATTCTAGGTGGAGGCTTCGCTGGAGTCTACGCCGCCCGCGAGCTCGCAAAAAGGATGAAGAAAGCGGGAAAGCCGATCTCCATCGCCTTGATCGCCGAAGAGAATCACATGGTGTTTCAGCCCATGCTTCCAGAAGTGGCGGGAGCCACCCTTTCTCCTAGACATGTCGTCAACCCGATTCGCAACCTTTGCCCGGACTCTCACGTCTACAAGGCCGAAGCCACCAAGCTGAATTTCGAGGAGAAGTCGCTGACACTGTCCGTGGGCGATTTCGTCGGCTCTTCCAAAATCCGTTTCAAGCAGCTTGCCCTCTGCGTGGGGGCGAAGATCGACCTCAGCCGCATTCCCGGCATGCAAGAGCACGCCCTGCTAATGCAAAATGTGGGCGACGCCATGAGACTAAGAGCTCACTTCATCAGCCGCTTCGAGGAAGCCAACATGGCGACCGACCCCGAAATCAAAAAGCGCCTCCTCACCTTCGTGATCGTTGGGGGCGGATATTCCGGTGTCGAAACTGCTGGTCAGCTCATCGACCTAGGGCGCGCTATCAACAAGCACTACAAAAACGTAGCGTGGGAAGATTGCCGACTGGTGCTGATCCATAGCCGTGATCACGTGCTGCCAACCCTTCACCGTAACCTCGGTGAATACACGGCAAAAAAGCTCTCCGAACGCGGCGTCGAAATGATCCTTGAACGGCGAGCAAAAGCAGTCACCGCCAACAAGATCTATCTAGACGACGATACGGTGATCGAGACCAATACCGTGGTCTGCACTGTGGGGAATGCTCCTCACCCGCTCATACAGAGCTTGAACGAAAGAAGCGAAGTCGAGCTCGATCGCGGAAAGCTGAAAGTGGGTATGGATATGGCAGCTCCCGGTTTGGATTGGCTCTGGGCAGCGGGAGACTGCGCCTCCATTCCCCAGGAAGACGGCAGCACCTGCCCTCCCACCGCCCAATTCGCCATGCGAGAGGGAATCATGCTGGGCAAAAACATCGCTGCGCGACTTCAGTCGAAAGACACCAAGCCATTCTCTTTTAAGGCCATTGGCGAACTCGCTTCCATCGGGCACCTCTCTGCAGTGGCGGAGATTAAGGGGATTCGCTTCTCCGGCTTCATCGCCTGGTGGATGTGGCGTACGATCTACCTCATGAAGCTGCCGAGCTTGGAGCGAAAAATCCGAGTCATGGTGGACTGGACGCTCGAGTTGTTTTTCCCCCGAGACATTAACTTGCTCAATCCACGCTATAGCTCCGACGTCTCCGAGACTTACCTCGAAGCAGGCGACAAGCTTTTCCACAAGGGCGATCCAGCGTTCTCTTTCTACATCGTAAAATCAGGCGCTATCGAGCTGCGCGATGAAGGCGAATTGGTAACCACCATGCGGGCTAATCAACACTTTGGAGAGCGAGCCCTATTGAACGGACGCCCATACATATTCGACGCCATCGCCACCGAATCCACCACCCTCGTCTCCATCCGCGAAAGCGTCTTCAAGCAAATCGTACAGGCGGACGCCTCATTCGCCAATGCTCTGGAGCAAAGCGCCAAGACCTTTCTAACCTCAAACGAATTGGACACCCTGTTGCGACGCCTTCCAGACGAGCGACTAAATGCTCCTGTATCCAGCTTGATGACCAAGGATCCTGTATTCGTGCGCAACACAGACTCCATTTCTGATGTGGTCAAATTGCTGAGGGAAAGGCCCAAGAGCTATCTTCCTGTTTTGGACGCAGACGAAAAGCCGATCGGCGTCATTCGCAAGGAAGCCTTTCTGCTCCACTTGCAAACCACCTCTTTAGAACGATCCGACTCCGTTCAGACCTTGGACTTGCTTCACCTCCCTCACGTGACCGAGGACGAAGATATTCGCCATGCCATGACCCTGATGGCCCGCAGCAGCGCGACCAAAGCTCTCGTAACGACTTCCGAGGGCAAGCTCAGCGGCGTGATCGCCTTGGTTGATGTGATCTCCATGGATTAG
- a CDS encoding acyltransferase family protein — MKPNHAKRTHWLDLLKAVGMLLVVYGHSGSTSPEVDQWIYSFHMPLFFLVSGYLFKDSALLMTTGSFIAKQLKNILIPYILFSAVGYMAWLVLTRILGAPEQSIPIYYPVLAFLYGTGTPEVFRLVPVVLWFFPCLLCAQIIAYLLLKHGKNLALAFSLVLGAGSLLLPQSLVLPFELETALGAQFIILLGVIARRKNCVEYLAGKNWYFWIPALFAAGTWAAMLNVRVDMRSNEFGNVALFLASSIGITLALSAAFFRARKVRLVELISKNTVVIFPLHTIAFSAVHGIGVLLAGAGIATLATPWLGLLESVAITIALGCLGRIFRTNPAGNFGLPKPLQLSF, encoded by the coding sequence ATGAAACCTAACCACGCCAAGCGGACGCATTGGCTAGATCTCCTGAAAGCAGTCGGGATGCTTCTGGTCGTCTACGGCCATTCAGGTTCCACCAGCCCTGAGGTGGACCAGTGGATTTACTCCTTCCACATGCCACTTTTCTTTCTCGTCTCTGGCTACCTATTCAAAGACTCGGCACTGCTTATGACCACGGGGAGCTTTATTGCTAAGCAGCTGAAAAACATCCTGATACCCTACATTCTGTTTTCCGCTGTTGGCTACATGGCTTGGCTTGTCCTAACAAGAATTCTCGGAGCGCCTGAACAAAGCATCCCTATCTATTATCCCGTCCTAGCCTTCCTGTACGGGACTGGTACTCCGGAAGTCTTTCGTCTCGTCCCCGTTGTTCTTTGGTTTTTCCCATGCCTTTTGTGCGCCCAGATTATCGCTTACCTTCTGCTGAAACACGGCAAAAATCTGGCCCTTGCATTTTCTCTGGTCCTAGGAGCCGGCAGCCTCCTGCTTCCCCAATCCCTGGTACTTCCATTCGAGCTAGAAACTGCTCTAGGAGCCCAGTTCATAATCCTTCTGGGAGTAATCGCTCGCCGAAAAAATTGCGTCGAGTATCTGGCCGGAAAGAACTGGTATTTTTGGATACCCGCTCTTTTCGCAGCTGGAACCTGGGCAGCAATGCTCAATGTCCGGGTCGACATGCGAAGCAACGAATTCGGGAATGTAGCGCTTTTCTTAGCCAGCTCCATCGGCATTACTCTCGCCCTCTCCGCCGCTTTTTTCCGAGCTCGCAAAGTTAGGCTAGTAGAGCTGATCTCGAAAAACACTGTAGTCATATTTCCGCTACACACGATCGCCTTTTCCGCAGTCCACGGTATCGGCGTCCTGCTCGCCGGGGCGGGAATCGCGACGCTAGCGACTCCTTGGCTAGGATTGCTGGAGTCCGTCGCCATCACCATCGCCCTCGGTTGCCTTGGACGGATTTTCCGGACCAACCCTGCTGGGAACTTCGGGCTCCCTAAGCCGCTTCAGTTAAGCTTCTAG
- the arfB gene encoding alternative ribosome rescue aminoacyl-tRNA hydrolase ArfB has translation MIRITNSVQVSEDELEFKATLSQGSGGQHVNKVSTAIQLFFGIRESTLPERVKDRLMSMNDHRITPGGQIVIKSQDSRSQEANRQEALAKFKELLAAACVVPKKRRPTKPSKGAKERRLKSKAIRGKTKSLRGRASRSDW, from the coding sequence ATGATTCGCATAACGAACAGCGTTCAGGTTTCGGAAGACGAGCTGGAGTTTAAGGCCACCCTATCGCAAGGGTCTGGCGGTCAGCACGTAAACAAAGTTTCCACGGCCATACAGCTCTTTTTCGGTATCAGGGAATCTACATTGCCCGAGCGAGTTAAGGACCGGCTGATGTCGATGAATGACCATCGGATAACCCCGGGCGGACAAATAGTAATCAAGTCTCAGGACTCGCGATCGCAGGAAGCAAATAGGCAGGAGGCTCTTGCCAAGTTTAAGGAGCTCCTCGCTGCGGCTTGCGTGGTGCCCAAGAAACGTCGACCCACCAAACCGAGCAAAGGGGCCAAAGAAAGGCGTCTCAAGTCGAAGGCGATTCGAGGAAAAACCAAGAGCCTGAGAGGCCGAGCCAGCCGCTCCGATTGGTAA
- a CDS encoding ABC-F family ATP-binding cassette domain-containing protein gives MIALQNITLQYGERYLYKEINATISTSDRIGLVGSNGAGKSTLLKVLCGLEEFDSGKVDKANYVTFGYLPQDGIEMHGKTLFEETETAFADVLGLQSKIEEAEARLDEMDTSSDEFYETLELIGSWEHRLEDLDVGKLPSRIESVLLGLGFSTSDMKRKTEEFSGGWQMRIALAKLILAQPSLLLLDEPTNHLDVTSQHWLENYLKSYEGSLLMISHDRGFLDEICNRTFELSLGNLYTYSGNYSVYERQSAERKELQLKAYKSQQKEIAQAEQFINRFKAKASKARQAQSRIKQLDKIERIVIDKEEDWVSFSFAPPPHSSQTVVKLDSLCKSYGDHEVIKDADLRIERGDRIAVVGVNGAGKTTIAKIIAGVEPFQVGERELGGATKLSYFAQHQADELDPNLTILETMEEVSAGKNGTSIRGILGTFLFRGDDVFKKVKVLSGGERNRLALAKMLAQPANFLILDEPTNHLDMRSQDALQKALKEYTGAYLIVTHNRAFIDPIATKVLEVRKDGLTLFPGNVSDYLNHLDQLEENR, from the coding sequence ATGATTGCTCTACAAAACATCACGCTCCAATACGGAGAACGTTATCTCTACAAAGAGATCAACGCCACCATATCCACCTCTGACCGAATCGGTCTGGTCGGAAGCAACGGAGCGGGCAAAAGCACTTTGCTCAAGGTCCTCTGCGGCCTGGAGGAATTCGATTCCGGAAAAGTGGACAAGGCAAACTACGTAACTTTCGGTTATCTGCCTCAGGATGGAATCGAAATGCACGGAAAGACGCTTTTCGAGGAAACCGAAACCGCGTTTGCAGACGTACTCGGCCTCCAGTCAAAAATCGAAGAGGCGGAGGCTCGTCTCGACGAGATGGATACATCTTCCGACGAATTCTACGAAACGCTCGAATTAATCGGAAGCTGGGAGCATCGATTGGAGGATCTCGACGTAGGCAAGCTCCCCTCGCGTATCGAATCGGTCCTGCTCGGACTCGGTTTCTCCACTAGCGACATGAAGCGCAAGACCGAGGAATTCTCCGGTGGCTGGCAAATGCGTATCGCTTTGGCCAAACTGATACTGGCTCAGCCGTCCCTGCTGCTACTGGACGAGCCTACCAATCACCTTGACGTCACCTCCCAACACTGGCTCGAAAACTATCTGAAATCCTACGAAGGCTCGCTACTCATGATCTCGCACGATCGCGGCTTTCTGGATGAGATCTGCAACCGTACCTTCGAGCTCTCCCTGGGAAATCTCTACACCTACTCGGGCAACTACAGCGTCTACGAGCGCCAAAGCGCCGAACGAAAGGAACTCCAGCTCAAAGCGTACAAGAGCCAGCAAAAGGAGATCGCCCAAGCCGAGCAGTTTATCAACCGCTTCAAAGCCAAAGCCTCCAAAGCCCGCCAAGCCCAGTCCCGCATCAAGCAACTGGACAAGATCGAACGCATCGTCATCGACAAGGAAGAGGACTGGGTATCCTTCTCCTTCGCCCCTCCTCCCCACTCCAGCCAAACCGTCGTCAAACTCGACAGCCTTTGCAAATCCTACGGGGACCACGAAGTCATCAAAGACGCCGATCTACGTATCGAACGCGGCGACCGTATCGCTGTGGTAGGAGTCAACGGAGCTGGGAAAACCACCATCGCCAAGATCATCGCCGGCGTTGAGCCTTTCCAGGTGGGCGAACGGGAGCTGGGCGGAGCCACCAAACTCTCCTACTTCGCCCAGCACCAAGCGGACGAGCTGGACCCGAACCTCACTATTCTAGAAACCATGGAGGAAGTTTCCGCCGGCAAGAACGGCACTTCCATTCGCGGAATCCTCGGCACCTTCCTCTTCCGCGGCGACGATGTATTCAAAAAGGTCAAAGTCCTCTCCGGCGGCGAACGCAACCGCCTCGCCCTCGCCAAGATGTTGGCCCAGCCCGCTAACTTCCTGATACTCGACGAACCGACCAACCACTTGGACATGCGGTCCCAGGATGCGCTGCAAAAGGCTCTCAAGGAATACACGGGAGCCTACCTGATCGTGACGCACAACCGAGCCTTCATCGACCCCATCGCCACCAAGGTTCTGGAGGTCCGCAAAGACGGCCTAACCCTCTTCCCGGGTAACGTCTCAGACTACCTCAACCACCTCGATCAACTGGAGGAGAACCGCTAG
- a CDS encoding TetR/AcrR family transcriptional regulator yields MSEKPNRKTQIIEVASKLFFEQGYHVTGIKQIIEAADIAKGTFYSHFKSKEELGLEWLHQTAQKWIERKLEYLSQFEGDPARKLVAMFDFQAQGAEACRYRGCAMLNTLSETPDISCPMRQAIREYKKGGLNFIQSLVNECLPEASEEDREQRAGAIYLLFEGATVATQSFCKTDPIEIAKKQVVKILAEKA; encoded by the coding sequence ATGTCCGAGAAACCCAACAGAAAAACCCAGATCATCGAGGTCGCTTCCAAGCTCTTCTTCGAGCAAGGCTACCACGTGACCGGCATCAAGCAGATCATCGAGGCTGCAGATATCGCCAAGGGCACTTTCTACTCCCACTTCAAGTCGAAGGAAGAGCTGGGTCTCGAATGGCTTCACCAAACCGCCCAGAAATGGATCGAGAGGAAACTGGAATACCTTTCCCAGTTCGAAGGCGATCCCGCACGCAAGCTGGTGGCCATGTTCGATTTTCAAGCCCAAGGAGCCGAGGCATGCCGTTACCGTGGCTGTGCCATGCTCAATACGCTTTCCGAAACTCCTGATATTAGCTGTCCCATGCGGCAGGCCATCCGAGAGTACAAAAAAGGCGGGCTAAATTTCATCCAGAGCCTCGTCAACGAGTGCCTACCGGAAGCGAGCGAAGAGGACCGCGAACAAAGAGCAGGCGCCATCTACCTGCTGTTCGAAGGAGCCACCGTCGCAACTCAGAGCTTCTGCAAAACGGACCCCATCGAGATCGCCAAAAAACAGGTTGTGAAGATTTTGGCCGAAAAGGCCTAG
- a CDS encoding TlpA family protein disulfide reductase, with amino-acid sequence MKKTLIPFMAMLGLAAFLVFSGDDTYAAGDDPFVGKAGPAFHVEDWISQVPDREGKYLLVDFWATWCGPCIRAIPHMNELHSEFKDELTVVGISNESRAKVESMKGPKMDYYSAIDTSGAMAGFFQIRSIPHVVLMDPEGTVLYKGHPAYLSAEKVSELIARN; translated from the coding sequence ATGAAAAAGACCCTTATCCCCTTTATGGCCATGCTTGGCCTTGCCGCGTTTCTAGTATTTAGCGGAGACGACACCTATGCCGCCGGCGACGATCCATTCGTTGGAAAAGCAGGTCCCGCCTTCCACGTTGAAGATTGGATCTCCCAGGTCCCCGATCGAGAAGGAAAGTACCTGCTAGTGGACTTCTGGGCTACCTGGTGCGGACCCTGCATCCGAGCCATTCCTCACATGAATGAGCTGCACTCGGAATTTAAGGACGAGCTCACGGTCGTGGGCATATCCAACGAATCCAGAGCCAAAGTAGAGAGCATGAAAGGCCCTAAGATGGACTACTACAGCGCCATCGATACGAGCGGGGCCATGGCTGGCTTTTTCCAAATCCGCAGCATCCCTCACGTGGTGCTGATGGACCCCGAAGGCACTGTTCTCTATAAAGGACACCCCGCCTACCTCTCAGCTGAAAAAGTGAGCGAGCTGATCGCTCGTAACTAA
- a CDS encoding RNA polymerase sigma factor, which produces MKSNIDTVPQLSAQELIRQGRNYAYGLTRNLHDAEDLVQQAWLKLIQKYGDVTDRRLLYRAIKNLFIDGVRRSKIVQFDPLENRDFAIGREQSFGSSTDIESMLSVLSDNERTFLKMNVVEGYTASEIAEKTGVPRGTILSHTHRARKKLHRHFDSEFSEHADSEELAVAV; this is translated from the coding sequence ATGAAGTCAAATATCGACACCGTTCCACAACTTTCCGCCCAAGAACTCATCCGCCAAGGACGCAACTACGCCTACGGCCTGACCCGCAATCTTCACGATGCGGAGGACCTCGTACAGCAGGCTTGGCTGAAGCTCATCCAAAAGTACGGCGACGTCACCGACCGTCGTTTGCTCTACCGGGCCATCAAGAACCTTTTCATCGACGGCGTACGTCGCTCCAAGATCGTTCAGTTCGATCCTCTGGAGAATCGCGACTTCGCCATCGGACGCGAGCAGAGCTTCGGTTCTAGCACCGATATCGAGTCTATGCTCTCCGTCCTCAGCGACAACGAACGCACCTTCCTGAAGATGAATGTCGTGGAGGGATACACCGCTTCTGAAATCGCCGAAAAGACCGGCGTACCTCGCGGTACTATCCTCAGCCACACTCACCGTGCCCGCAAGAAGCTGCATCGCCACTTCGATTCCGAATTCAGCGAGCACGCGGACTCAGAGGAACTCGCAGTCGCTGTCTAG
- a CDS encoding lipid A deacylase LpxR family protein, translated as MFPSISRNATRRSLFPLALATAALVLGLQTLSARELDSFTIRMDNDFPAGTDEHYTAGTEFDFAYRPWYDEDEKAVYHQTLALGQWIFTPENVDAIEVIENDRPFAGWTYLRYGQHRTDQRSVKSWQLTLGLVGPSSFAEDIMRSIHKLTDNRMPLGWRNQLSDELGVALERSEIRRLHVWNFADERGLELASFNRFALGNVDTSLTQGFQLRYGRNLNSLPSVNRIGSPAGYIPSKSDYARYPKELRPRRLHWIAGARSTYVARNLFLDGNSNGRSHSVDREPFVHEGELGFAYSQPGFKASVSMVYRTKEFELQEGGQTFASFAVTIKR; from the coding sequence ATGTTTCCTTCAATATCACGGAACGCCACAAGACGTTCCCTCTTCCCACTGGCACTCGCCACAGCGGCCCTAGTCCTGGGCCTCCAAACACTTTCGGCTAGGGAGCTAGACAGCTTCACAATCCGCATGGATAACGATTTCCCTGCGGGCACGGATGAGCACTACACTGCCGGTACCGAATTCGACTTCGCCTACCGCCCTTGGTACGATGAGGACGAGAAGGCCGTTTATCACCAGACTCTTGCCCTCGGACAGTGGATCTTCACCCCCGAGAACGTTGACGCAATCGAAGTCATCGAAAACGACCGCCCATTTGCGGGCTGGACCTACCTCCGCTACGGTCAACACCGTACGGACCAACGAAGCGTCAAATCTTGGCAACTCACTCTTGGCCTCGTCGGTCCGAGTTCCTTCGCCGAGGATATCATGCGCTCGATTCACAAACTTACTGACAACCGTATGCCGCTCGGCTGGCGAAATCAGCTTAGCGATGAACTGGGAGTCGCTTTGGAGCGCAGCGAGATCCGCCGCCTGCACGTGTGGAACTTCGCCGATGAGCGCGGCCTTGAACTGGCGTCATTCAACCGCTTTGCGCTTGGAAATGTGGATACCAGTCTCACCCAGGGCTTCCAATTACGCTACGGTCGCAATCTAAACAGCCTTCCTTCCGTGAACCGAATCGGATCACCGGCAGGATACATCCCGAGCAAATCTGACTACGCTCGCTATCCCAAGGAGCTCCGTCCACGACGCCTTCATTGGATAGCAGGAGCCCGTAGCACGTACGTAGCGCGCAATTTGTTTTTAGACGGTAATTCCAATGGGCGGAGCCATAGCGTGGACCGGGAACCATTTGTCCATGAGGGCGAGCTAGGATTCGCGTATTCGCAACCTGGATTCAAAGCGTCGGTCTCCATGGTCTACCGAACCAAAGAGTTCGAACTGCAGGAAGGCGGACAAACCTTCGCCTCCTTCGCAGTGACTATAAAGAGATAG
- a CDS encoding response regulator, translated as MIEILMVEDSESDIQLTKIAFKKAKLMNRLSIVRDGKSALQYLKNEPPYESAARPDLILLDLKLPRLSGHGVLKEIKQDSSLRLIPVVVLTSSDLDSDVLKSYELSANCYITKPVDINKLLEVVKSIEQFWIKIVRLPPVPKSS; from the coding sequence TTGATTGAAATACTCATGGTGGAAGACAGCGAGAGCGACATCCAACTGACTAAAATCGCGTTTAAGAAAGCGAAGTTAATGAATCGTTTGAGCATCGTTCGAGATGGGAAGAGTGCTCTTCAATATTTGAAAAACGAGCCGCCTTACGAGTCCGCAGCCCGCCCTGATTTGATTCTTCTAGATTTAAAGCTACCTCGTCTTAGTGGTCACGGAGTTTTAAAGGAAATCAAACAGGATTCTTCATTGAGACTTATCCCAGTCGTGGTCCTGACATCTTCGGATTTGGACTCTGATGTTCTCAAGAGCTACGAACTCAGCGCCAACTGCTATATAACCAAACCGGTGGATATCAATAAGCTGTTGGAGGTTGTGAAATCAATCGAACAATTTTGGATCAAAATCGTTCGATTGCCTCCTGTTCCTAAAAGTAGTTGA
- a CDS encoding sensor histidine kinase, whose product MSDHYLKQELYQLIRKDNTIFDFLQAGSLDGIWYWDIEKPENEWMSERFWEVLGYDPSLMPHSPDAWQDLINQEDLKVALDNFHRHCEDPDHPYDQVVRFRHADGSTVWIRCRGIAIRDKSGKPTRMLGAHSDITESMQQKAALKSALEESKERFQLAAEGASVGIWDWPDVEKDERWWSPRFYTLIGYELGEIVPSMEGLKYLVHPDDWKGFEGAFAETLENGTPFGVEYRLRTKDRGYRWFQGQATLVKNATGKVTRMVGSIQDVHDRREAEEELRRANARLQAVNQDLREFAYVTSHDLREPLRSISSFLQLLYQDYGGCLDEEALGYIRFARSGSLRLQSMIDGLLSYSRIDRAGSKQEAFDLFSSARQSVSELSKLIQENEAVVEFLGESPTVFGNVDQITQLFQNLIVNALKFRSEESPVVHIRSASLDCSHDGGARYLGNQSFCKIEVKDNGIGIDPEYHESIFKIFERLYPEKNHEGDGIGLALCNRIVRRHGGVMGVRSKEGEGSVFYFTLPLAVGI is encoded by the coding sequence ATGAGCGATCACTACCTTAAGCAAGAGCTGTATCAGCTAATTCGCAAAGACAACACGATCTTCGACTTTCTGCAAGCGGGCTCGTTGGATGGCATTTGGTATTGGGATATTGAGAAGCCGGAAAACGAGTGGATGAGCGAGCGTTTCTGGGAGGTGCTTGGCTACGATCCAAGCCTCATGCCCCATTCGCCGGATGCTTGGCAGGACTTGATTAATCAAGAGGATCTTAAAGTGGCCTTGGATAATTTCCATCGGCATTGTGAGGATCCAGACCACCCTTATGATCAAGTGGTGAGATTCAGGCATGCTGATGGATCGACTGTATGGATACGGTGTAGAGGAATAGCGATACGAGATAAGTCGGGCAAGCCGACCCGCATGCTTGGTGCCCATTCTGATATAACGGAGTCGATGCAACAGAAAGCTGCCTTGAAATCAGCCCTAGAGGAAAGCAAAGAACGTTTTCAACTTGCTGCTGAAGGTGCAAGTGTAGGGATTTGGGATTGGCCAGATGTAGAGAAAGATGAGCGTTGGTGGTCTCCTCGCTTTTATACGCTTATTGGATACGAGCTTGGGGAGATCGTACCCAGTATGGAGGGATTAAAGTACTTGGTGCATCCTGATGACTGGAAAGGATTCGAAGGTGCCTTTGCAGAAACTTTAGAAAACGGAACACCATTTGGAGTGGAGTATCGGCTTCGAACTAAAGATCGGGGATATCGGTGGTTTCAAGGACAGGCCACGCTTGTAAAGAATGCCACTGGTAAGGTTACGCGAATGGTGGGGTCCATCCAAGATGTTCACGACAGGAGAGAGGCCGAAGAAGAATTGCGTCGAGCGAATGCACGCTTGCAGGCAGTCAATCAAGACCTGCGCGAATTCGCTTATGTTACATCGCACGACCTGCGTGAGCCTTTGCGTTCGATTTCGAGCTTTCTTCAGCTATTGTATCAAGATTATGGGGGTTGTTTGGATGAAGAAGCTTTAGGCTATATTCGATTCGCTAGAAGCGGATCTTTGAGGCTGCAGAGTATGATCGACGGACTTCTATCCTACAGCCGGATCGATCGTGCAGGTTCCAAACAAGAGGCCTTTGATCTATTCTCCTCAGCTCGCCAGTCTGTATCGGAGTTATCGAAGCTGATCCAAGAGAACGAGGCAGTTGTCGAGTTTCTAGGTGAGAGCCCAACTGTTTTTGGGAACGTGGACCAGATCACTCAGCTTTTTCAGAATCTAATCGTAAATGCGCTCAAATTCCGATCCGAGGAATCTCCTGTCGTGCATATACGTTCCGCAAGTCTAGATTGCTCGCATGATGGCGGAGCTCGTTATTTAGGGAACCAAAGTTTCTGCAAAATTGAGGTCAAGGATAACGGAATTGGTATAGATCCGGAATATCACGAGTCGATTTTTAAAATATTCGAAAGATTGTATCCAGAAAAAAATCACGAAGGAGATGGTATCGGGCTTGCCCTGTGTAATCGGATCGTTCGGCGGCACGGTGGGGTCATGGGAGTGCGGTCAAAAGAAGGTGAGGGAAGTGTTTTTTATTTCACTTTGCCTCTCGCAGTAGGAATTTAA